One Peterkaempfera bronchialis DNA window includes the following coding sequences:
- a CDS encoding sirohydrochlorin chelatase, producing the protein MTIGDPTAPGPYRAYRPVRSLAPGRRPAPVLLLIAHGSRDPRHAATVEALVGQVRGVRPGTPVATAYLDHCAPRIPQVVQRLADSGTAAVAVPLLLGSAYHARTDIPGALRGTGLPVAAVLGPSPLLLAALDRRLAEAGLDLRSPAVRARTGVVLASAGSSDPAANAATREVAAEWQRTRGWAAVEVAHASAVPPHVPEAVAALRGAGAERIAVAPYLIAPGLLPDRIASAAAAAGADLAAPVLGAAPELARLLLARYDAARTAATTALTA; encoded by the coding sequence ATGACCATCGGCGATCCCACCGCTCCCGGCCCGTACCGCGCGTACCGGCCGGTGCGGAGCCTCGCCCCGGGCCGCCGCCCGGCACCGGTGCTGCTGCTGATCGCGCACGGCAGCCGCGACCCCCGGCATGCGGCGACCGTGGAAGCGCTGGTCGGGCAGGTGCGCGGGGTGCGGCCGGGCACGCCGGTCGCCACCGCGTACCTGGACCACTGCGCACCGAGGATCCCGCAGGTGGTGCAGCGGCTCGCCGACTCCGGGACGGCTGCGGTGGCGGTACCGCTGCTGCTGGGCAGCGCCTACCACGCCCGCACCGACATCCCCGGTGCGCTGCGCGGTACGGGGCTTCCGGTGGCGGCCGTGCTCGGGCCCTCCCCGCTGCTGCTCGCCGCGCTGGACCGGCGGCTCGCCGAGGCCGGCCTCGATCTGCGCTCCCCCGCCGTACGCGCCCGCACCGGCGTTGTGCTGGCCTCGGCCGGCTCCTCCGACCCGGCCGCCAACGCCGCCACCCGCGAGGTCGCCGCCGAGTGGCAGCGCACCCGGGGCTGGGCTGCGGTGGAGGTGGCCCATGCCTCGGCGGTCCCGCCGCATGTGCCGGAGGCCGTGGCCGCGCTGCGCGGCGCGGGCGCCGAGCGGATCGCCGTCGCCCCGTATCTGATCGCCCCCGGGCTGCTGCCGGACCGCATCGCCTCGGCCGCCGCTGCCGCCGGGGCCGACCTGGCCGCCCCCGTACTCGGCGCCGCCCCGGAACTCGCCCGGCTGCTGCTGGCCCGCTACGACGCCGCCCGCACCGCCGCCACCACCGCCCTCACCGCCTGA
- a CDS encoding TetR/AcrR family transcriptional regulator: MPQPRQLRADAVRNRQKIMTAAREQVTAHGPDVAMEAIAAAAGVAVGTLYRHFPTKADLVGAVVRVHGELMIEDVEATAARVADSGRAMAELRGLAARIVDGMARDRAVKAAAYAMGATDYGDLEERAFAAAARIIDVAKAEGGLRPDVTTDDFALLLATAPTDRPAEVRARWLEVFLGGLAAPGRAAD; this comes from the coding sequence ATGCCCCAGCCCCGCCAACTGCGCGCCGACGCCGTCCGCAACCGGCAGAAGATCATGACCGCCGCCCGGGAGCAGGTCACCGCACACGGCCCCGACGTGGCCATGGAGGCCATCGCAGCGGCAGCCGGAGTGGCGGTGGGCACCCTCTACCGGCACTTCCCCACCAAGGCCGACCTGGTGGGCGCGGTGGTACGGGTCCATGGCGAGCTGATGATCGAGGATGTCGAGGCCACCGCCGCGCGGGTGGCCGACAGCGGCCGGGCCATGGCCGAGCTGCGCGGCCTGGCCGCCCGCATCGTCGACGGCATGGCCCGGGACCGCGCGGTCAAGGCGGCGGCCTACGCGATGGGCGCCACCGACTACGGCGACCTGGAGGAGCGCGCCTTCGCCGCTGCCGCACGGATCATCGACGTGGCCAAGGCCGAGGGGGGGCTGCGCCCCGATGTGACCACCGACGACTTCGCGCTGCTGCTCGCCACCGCCCCCACCGACCGGCCCGCCGAGGTCCGCGCCCGCTGGCTGGAGGTCTTCCTGGGCGGGCTTGCCGCGCCCGGCAGAGCTGCGGATTGA